In Humulus lupulus chromosome 7, drHumLupu1.1, whole genome shotgun sequence, the following are encoded in one genomic region:
- the LOC133788762 gene encoding DNA polymerase zeta processivity subunit isoform X1 — protein sequence MDHKDNQSPQGGLSRILLEFLEVAISSVVFLKGVYPSGAFERRRYMNLVVQRAHHPELRDYIHSSVWGLFPFIEKGLVERVAVIFFNTDNNPVERFIFKLVVNQSYGSKVGEADLEFSLRSFLIKLSVSESITRVLSHDCRWEITAYFRSLPDKSTSKDAELWIPTDTKQWHQPPLITPIKSMSSEPLCVQLYLEHPSLN from the exons ATGGACCACAAAGATAATCAATCACCTCAAG GTGGGTTATCTCGGATTCTTCTCGAATTCTTGGAGGTTGCAATCAGTTCAGTTGTTTTCCTTAAAGGAGTTTATCCTTCTG GTGCTTTTGAAAGGAGGAGGTATATGAATTTGGTAGTTCAGAGAGCTCACCACCCTGAGCTTAGAGATTATATCCATTCTTCAGTTTGGGGACTTTTTCCTTTCATTGAAAAG GGTTTAGTTGAAAGAGTAGCAGTAATCTTCTTCAACACTGACAACAACCCTGTGGAAAGATTTATATTCAAGCTTGTGGTGAACCAGTCGTATGGCTCTAAGGTGGGAGAAGCTGACTTGGAGTTCTCTCTCAGGTCGTTTCTGATCAAGCTTTCAGTCTCAGAATCAATTACTAGAGTTCTTTCTCATG ATTGCAGGTGGGAGATTACGGCTTATTTTCGATCCCTCCCCGATAAAAGTACAAGCAAAGATGCAGAGTTATGGATTCCGACAGACACAAAGCAATGGCATCAACCTCCATTGATAACTCCAATTAAGTCAATGAGTAGTGAACCCCTGTGTGTTCAGTTATACCTAGAACATCCCAGTCTGAATTAG
- the LOC133788762 gene encoding DNA polymerase zeta processivity subunit isoform X3, whose amino-acid sequence MDHKDNQSPQGAFERRRYMNLVVQRAHHPELRDYIHSSVWGLFPFIEKGLVERVAVIFFNTDNNPVERFIFKLVVNQSYGSKVGEADLEFSLRSFLIKLSVSESITRVLSHDCRWEITAYFRSLPDKSTSKDAELWIPTDTKQWHQPPLITPIKSMSSEPLCVQLYLEHPSLN is encoded by the exons ATGGACCACAAAGATAATCAATCACCTCAAG GTGCTTTTGAAAGGAGGAGGTATATGAATTTGGTAGTTCAGAGAGCTCACCACCCTGAGCTTAGAGATTATATCCATTCTTCAGTTTGGGGACTTTTTCCTTTCATTGAAAAG GGTTTAGTTGAAAGAGTAGCAGTAATCTTCTTCAACACTGACAACAACCCTGTGGAAAGATTTATATTCAAGCTTGTGGTGAACCAGTCGTATGGCTCTAAGGTGGGAGAAGCTGACTTGGAGTTCTCTCTCAGGTCGTTTCTGATCAAGCTTTCAGTCTCAGAATCAATTACTAGAGTTCTTTCTCATG ATTGCAGGTGGGAGATTACGGCTTATTTTCGATCCCTCCCCGATAAAAGTACAAGCAAAGATGCAGAGTTATGGATTCCGACAGACACAAAGCAATGGCATCAACCTCCATTGATAACTCCAATTAAGTCAATGAGTAGTGAACCCCTGTGTGTTCAGTTATACCTAGAACATCCCAGTCTGAATTAG
- the LOC133788762 gene encoding DNA polymerase zeta processivity subunit isoform X2, whose product MDHKDNQSPQGGLSRILLEFLEVAISAFERRRYMNLVVQRAHHPELRDYIHSSVWGLFPFIEKGLVERVAVIFFNTDNNPVERFIFKLVVNQSYGSKVGEADLEFSLRSFLIKLSVSESITRVLSHDCRWEITAYFRSLPDKSTSKDAELWIPTDTKQWHQPPLITPIKSMSSEPLCVQLYLEHPSLN is encoded by the exons ATGGACCACAAAGATAATCAATCACCTCAAG GTGGGTTATCTCGGATTCTTCTCGAATTCTTGGAGGTTGCAATCA GTGCTTTTGAAAGGAGGAGGTATATGAATTTGGTAGTTCAGAGAGCTCACCACCCTGAGCTTAGAGATTATATCCATTCTTCAGTTTGGGGACTTTTTCCTTTCATTGAAAAG GGTTTAGTTGAAAGAGTAGCAGTAATCTTCTTCAACACTGACAACAACCCTGTGGAAAGATTTATATTCAAGCTTGTGGTGAACCAGTCGTATGGCTCTAAGGTGGGAGAAGCTGACTTGGAGTTCTCTCTCAGGTCGTTTCTGATCAAGCTTTCAGTCTCAGAATCAATTACTAGAGTTCTTTCTCATG ATTGCAGGTGGGAGATTACGGCTTATTTTCGATCCCTCCCCGATAAAAGTACAAGCAAAGATGCAGAGTTATGGATTCCGACAGACACAAAGCAATGGCATCAACCTCCATTGATAACTCCAATTAAGTCAATGAGTAGTGAACCCCTGTGTGTTCAGTTATACCTAGAACATCCCAGTCTGAATTAG